A stretch of the Canis lupus familiaris isolate Mischka breed German Shepherd chromosome 37, alternate assembly UU_Cfam_GSD_1.0, whole genome shotgun sequence genome encodes the following:
- the TUBA4A gene encoding tubulin alpha-4A chain isoform X2, which produces MGNACWELYCLEHGIQPDGQMPSDKTIGGGDDSFTTFFCETGAGKHVPRAVFVDLEPTVIDEIRNGPYRQLFHPEQLITGKEDAANNYARGHYTIGKEIIDPVLDRIRKLSDQCTGLQGFLVFHSFGGGTGSGFTSLLMERLSVDYGKKSKLEFSIYPAPQVSTAVVEPYNSILTTHTTLEHSDCAFMVDNEAIYDICRRNLDIERPTYTNLNRLISQIVSSITASLRFDGALNVDLTEFQTNLVPYPRIHFPLATYAPVISAEKAYHEQLSVAEITNACFEPANQMVKCDPRHGKYMACCLLYRGDVVPKDVNAAIAAIKTKRSIQFVDWCPTGFKVGINYQPPTVVPGGDLAKVQRAVCMLSNTTAIAEAWARLDHKFDLMYAKRAFVHWYVGEGMEEGEFSEAREDMAALEKDYEEVGIDSYEDEDEGEE; this is translated from the exons ATGGGCAATGCCTGCTGGGAGCTCTACTGTCTGGAACATGGGATCCAGCCTGATGGGCAGATGCCCAGTGACAAGACCATCGGTGGAGGGGACGACTCCTTTACCACCTTCTTTTGTGAAACCGGCGCTGGAAAGCATGTGCCCCGGGCAGTGTTTGTGGATCTGGAGCCCACTGTGATTG ATGAGATCCGAAATGGCCCCTACCGGCAGCTCTTCCACCCAGAGCAGCTCATCACTGGGAAGGAGGATGCTGCTAACAACTACGCCCGTGGTCACTATACCATTGGCAAGGAGATCATTGACCCGGTATTGGACCGGATCCGCAAGCTG TCTGACCAGTGCACAGGACTTCAGGGCTTCCTGGTATTCCACAGCTTCGGAGGGGGCACCGGCTCGGGCTTCACCTCACTCCTGATGGAGCGGCTCTCGGTTGACTACGGCAAGAAGTCCAAGCTGGAGTTCTCCATCTACCCCGCCCCCCAAGTGTCCACAGCCGTGGTGGAGCCCTACAACTCCATCCTGACCACCCACACCACCCTGGAGCACTCGGACTGTGCCTTCATGGTGGACAACGAGGCCATCTACGACATCTGCCGCCGCAACCTGGACATCGAGCGCCCCACCTACACCAACCTCAACCGGCTCATCAGCCAAATCGTCTCCTCCATCACGGCTTCCCTGCGCTTCGACGGGGCCCTCAACGTGGACCTGACGGAGTTCCAGACCAACCTGGTGCCCTACCCTCGCATCCACTTCCCGCTGGCCACGTACGCGCCGGTCATCTCCGCAGAGAAGGCCTACCACGAGCAGCTGTCGGTGGCGGAGATCACCAACGCCTGCTTCGAGCCCGCCAACCAGATGGTGAAGTGCGATCCCCGCCACGGCAAGTACATGGCCTGCTGCCTGCTGTACCGGGGCGACGTGGTGCCCAAGGACGTCAACGCCGCCATCGCCGCCATCAAGACCAAGCGCAGTATTCAGTTTGTGGACTGGTGCCCCACGGGCTTCAAGGTGGGGATCAACTACCAGCCACCCACCGTGGTGCCCGGGGGCGACCTGGCCAAGGTGCAGCGCGCCGTGTGCATGCTGAGCAACACGACCGCCATCGCCGAGGCCTGGGCCCGCCTGGATCACAAGTTCGACCTGATGTATGCCAAGAGGGCCTTTGTGCACTGGTACGTGGGCGAGGGCATGGAGGAGGGGGAGTTCTCTGAGGCCCGGGAGGATATGGCTGCCCTGGAGAAGGATTACGAGGAGGTGGGCATCGACTCCTATGAGGACgaggatgagggagaagaatAG
- the STK16 gene encoding serine/threonine-protein kinase 16 isoform X2 codes for MTKRILCHEQQDREEAQREADMHRLFHHPNILRLVAYCLRERGTKHEAWLLLPFFKRGTLWNEIERLKDKGNFLTEDQILQLLLGICRGLEAIHARGYAHRDLKPTNILLGDEGQPVLMDLGSMNQACIHVEGSRQALALQDWAAQRCTISYRAPELFSVQSHCVIDERTDVWSLGCVLYAMMFGEGPYDMVFQKGDSVALAVQNQLSIPQSPRHSSTLRQLLASMMTVDPQERPPISLLLSQLEALQPPASGQHTTQI; via the exons ATGACCAAG CGGATCCTGTGTCACGAGCAGCAGGATCGGGAGGAAGCCCAACGAGAAGCAGACATGCATCGCCTCTTCCATCACCCCAACATCCTCCGCCTTGTGGCTTATTGTCTGAGGGAGCGGGGCACTAAACATGAGGCCTGGCTGCTGCTACCCTTCTTCAAG AGGGGTACGCTGTGGAACGAGATAGAAAGGCTGAAGGACAAAGGCAACTTCTTGACTGAAGATCAAATCCTTCAGCTGCTGCTGGGTATCTGCAGAGGCCTTGAGGCCATTCATGCCAGAGGTTATGCCCACAG GGACCTGAAGCCCACCAATATCTTGCTTGGAGATGAGGGGCAGCCAGTTTTAATGGACTTGGGTTCCATGAATCAAGCTTGCATCCATGTGGAAGGCTCCCGCCAGGCTCTGGCCCTGCAG GACTGGGCAGCCCAGCGATGCACCATCTCCTACCGCGCCCCAGAGCTCTTCTCCGTGCAGAGCCACTGTGTCATTGATGAGCGGACTGATGTCTGG TCCCTAGGCTGCGTGCTGTATGCCATGATGTTTGGGGAAGGCCCATATGACATGGTGTTCCAGAAGGGTGACAGTGTGGCCCTTGCTGTGCAGAACCAACTCAGCATCCCGCAGAGCCCCAG GCATTCTTCAACCTTGCGGCAGCTGCTGGCCTCAATGATGACTGTAGACCCCCAGGAGCGccctcccatctctctcctcctcagtcAGTTGGAGGCACTGCAACCCCCAGCTTCAGGCCAACATACCACCCAAATCTAA
- the TUBA4A gene encoding tubulin alpha-4A chain isoform X1 — MRECISVHVGQAGVQMGNACWELYCLEHGIQPDGQMPSDKTIGGGDDSFTTFFCETGAGKHVPRAVFVDLEPTVIDEIRNGPYRQLFHPEQLITGKEDAANNYARGHYTIGKEIIDPVLDRIRKLSDQCTGLQGFLVFHSFGGGTGSGFTSLLMERLSVDYGKKSKLEFSIYPAPQVSTAVVEPYNSILTTHTTLEHSDCAFMVDNEAIYDICRRNLDIERPTYTNLNRLISQIVSSITASLRFDGALNVDLTEFQTNLVPYPRIHFPLATYAPVISAEKAYHEQLSVAEITNACFEPANQMVKCDPRHGKYMACCLLYRGDVVPKDVNAAIAAIKTKRSIQFVDWCPTGFKVGINYQPPTVVPGGDLAKVQRAVCMLSNTTAIAEAWARLDHKFDLMYAKRAFVHWYVGEGMEEGEFSEAREDMAALEKDYEEVGIDSYEDEDEGEE; from the exons ATG CGCGAATGCATCTCAGTCCACGTGGGGCAGGCAGGTGTCCAGATGGGCAATGCCTGCTGGGAGCTCTACTGTCTGGAACATGGGATCCAGCCTGATGGGCAGATGCCCAGTGACAAGACCATCGGTGGAGGGGACGACTCCTTTACCACCTTCTTTTGTGAAACCGGCGCTGGAAAGCATGTGCCCCGGGCAGTGTTTGTGGATCTGGAGCCCACTGTGATTG ATGAGATCCGAAATGGCCCCTACCGGCAGCTCTTCCACCCAGAGCAGCTCATCACTGGGAAGGAGGATGCTGCTAACAACTACGCCCGTGGTCACTATACCATTGGCAAGGAGATCATTGACCCGGTATTGGACCGGATCCGCAAGCTG TCTGACCAGTGCACAGGACTTCAGGGCTTCCTGGTATTCCACAGCTTCGGAGGGGGCACCGGCTCGGGCTTCACCTCACTCCTGATGGAGCGGCTCTCGGTTGACTACGGCAAGAAGTCCAAGCTGGAGTTCTCCATCTACCCCGCCCCCCAAGTGTCCACAGCCGTGGTGGAGCCCTACAACTCCATCCTGACCACCCACACCACCCTGGAGCACTCGGACTGTGCCTTCATGGTGGACAACGAGGCCATCTACGACATCTGCCGCCGCAACCTGGACATCGAGCGCCCCACCTACACCAACCTCAACCGGCTCATCAGCCAAATCGTCTCCTCCATCACGGCTTCCCTGCGCTTCGACGGGGCCCTCAACGTGGACCTGACGGAGTTCCAGACCAACCTGGTGCCCTACCCTCGCATCCACTTCCCGCTGGCCACGTACGCGCCGGTCATCTCCGCAGAGAAGGCCTACCACGAGCAGCTGTCGGTGGCGGAGATCACCAACGCCTGCTTCGAGCCCGCCAACCAGATGGTGAAGTGCGATCCCCGCCACGGCAAGTACATGGCCTGCTGCCTGCTGTACCGGGGCGACGTGGTGCCCAAGGACGTCAACGCCGCCATCGCCGCCATCAAGACCAAGCGCAGTATTCAGTTTGTGGACTGGTGCCCCACGGGCTTCAAGGTGGGGATCAACTACCAGCCACCCACCGTGGTGCCCGGGGGCGACCTGGCCAAGGTGCAGCGCGCCGTGTGCATGCTGAGCAACACGACCGCCATCGCCGAGGCCTGGGCCCGCCTGGATCACAAGTTCGACCTGATGTATGCCAAGAGGGCCTTTGTGCACTGGTACGTGGGCGAGGGCATGGAGGAGGGGGAGTTCTCTGAGGCCCGGGAGGATATGGCTGCCCTGGAGAAGGATTACGAGGAGGTGGGCATCGACTCCTATGAGGACgaggatgagggagaagaatAG
- the STK16 gene encoding serine/threonine-protein kinase 16 isoform X1: MGHALCVCSRGTVLIDNKRYLFIQKLGEGGFSYVDLVEGLHDGHFYALKRILCHEQQDREEAQREADMHRLFHHPNILRLVAYCLRERGTKHEAWLLLPFFKRGTLWNEIERLKDKGNFLTEDQILQLLLGICRGLEAIHARGYAHRDLKPTNILLGDEGQPVLMDLGSMNQACIHVEGSRQALALQDWAAQRCTISYRAPELFSVQSHCVIDERTDVWSLGCVLYAMMFGEGPYDMVFQKGDSVALAVQNQLSIPQSPRHSSTLRQLLASMMTVDPQERPPISLLLSQLEALQPPASGQHTTQI, from the exons ATGGGCCACGCGCTGTGTGTCTGCTCCCGGGGAACCGTCCTCATTGACAACAAGCGCTACCTCTTCATCCAGAAACTGGGGGAGGG TGGGTTCAGCTATGTGGACCTAGTGGAGGGGTTACATGATGGACACTTCTACGCCCTGAAGCGGATCCTGTGTCACGAGCAGCAGGATCGGGAGGAAGCCCAACGAGAAGCAGACATGCATCGCCTCTTCCATCACCCCAACATCCTCCGCCTTGTGGCTTATTGTCTGAGGGAGCGGGGCACTAAACATGAGGCCTGGCTGCTGCTACCCTTCTTCAAG AGGGGTACGCTGTGGAACGAGATAGAAAGGCTGAAGGACAAAGGCAACTTCTTGACTGAAGATCAAATCCTTCAGCTGCTGCTGGGTATCTGCAGAGGCCTTGAGGCCATTCATGCCAGAGGTTATGCCCACAG GGACCTGAAGCCCACCAATATCTTGCTTGGAGATGAGGGGCAGCCAGTTTTAATGGACTTGGGTTCCATGAATCAAGCTTGCATCCATGTGGAAGGCTCCCGCCAGGCTCTGGCCCTGCAG GACTGGGCAGCCCAGCGATGCACCATCTCCTACCGCGCCCCAGAGCTCTTCTCCGTGCAGAGCCACTGTGTCATTGATGAGCGGACTGATGTCTGG TCCCTAGGCTGCGTGCTGTATGCCATGATGTTTGGGGAAGGCCCATATGACATGGTGTTCCAGAAGGGTGACAGTGTGGCCCTTGCTGTGCAGAACCAACTCAGCATCCCGCAGAGCCCCAG GCATTCTTCAACCTTGCGGCAGCTGCTGGCCTCAATGATGACTGTAGACCCCCAGGAGCGccctcccatctctctcctcctcagtcAGTTGGAGGCACTGCAACCCCCAGCTTCAGGCCAACATACCACCCAAATCTAA